A window of the Cystobacter fuscus genome harbors these coding sequences:
- a CDS encoding GAF domain-containing sensor histidine kinase produces the protein MSQNAPETQAPTTAAEVFAGGGQMGALMRAIDWSRTELGPVERWPAALRTMVGVVLGSRFPMLVWWGEHLVQLYNDSYRPILGDKHPASMGAPAMEVWREIWSTIGPMAEGVLRGAPATWSEHLLLLINRKGFFEEAYFTFSHSPIPDDAGGRGGVLVTVQETSSQVQGERRLYTLQRMAADSFQARNVEQAARLAMGALDGNPNDLPFALLYLCDTAGRHASRAAARGLREEGLSTLPPVLDLTSPRDDWPLHEVLATHRPVQVMPLPQRLLPALAGEGLPVPTRALVLPVEGETGQSPVGFLVVGLSPRLEFDDRYQGFLQLVASHLSTALAHARAYEEQKQRAEALAELDRAKTAFFSNVSHEFRTPLTLMLGPLEELLTTGRLPDEARRALELVHRNGLRLFKLVNTLLDFSRLEAGRVQASYQPTDLAVLTAGLASAFDSAMEKAGLHLRVECEPLPEPIWVDREMWEKVVLNLISNAFKFTFEGQIAVRLRWCGEHVELSVSDTGTGILSEEQSRIFERFHQVRGARGRSHEGSGIGLSLVRELVKLHGGSVRVDSTPGQGSTFTVCLPTGSAHLPRERLEAPRTRGSTGLGAAPFLDEASSWLASPPPAPTHAPTAPEAPPGRGLAPGGYILLADDNVDMRDYVRRLLETRFTVEAVADGRAALEAVRVRPPDLVLSDVMMPELDGLGLLRALRADPGTASIPIILLSARAGEEATVEGIQSGADDYLVKPFSARELLARVEGALRLARERAERERLALDRAEFEQYLIGIVSHDLRNPLAAITLTATTLLRGTELGERQRKSLGRIFASAERANRMIRDLLDFTRARLGGGLPIHPAPLDFHALGRQVVDELQVAHPDRVILLEQCGDGQAHWDGDRMAQVLTNLIGNALHYSLPGTPVQVKAHAEAETIVFEVHNEGVPIPEELLPRLFQPMQRGEKTGDNASRNVGLGLYIVDHIVRAHGGTIEVRSREGEGTTFRVCLPRTTPVSLAQEGASP, from the coding sequence ATGAGCCAGAACGCCCCAGAGACCCAGGCGCCCACCACCGCCGCGGAAGTGTTCGCGGGCGGCGGGCAGATGGGCGCGCTCATGCGTGCCATCGACTGGTCGCGCACCGAGCTTGGACCCGTGGAGAGGTGGCCCGCCGCCCTGCGCACCATGGTGGGCGTGGTGCTGGGCAGCCGCTTCCCCATGTTGGTGTGGTGGGGAGAGCATCTGGTCCAGCTCTACAATGACAGCTACCGGCCCATCCTGGGGGACAAGCACCCCGCGTCCATGGGCGCGCCGGCGATGGAGGTCTGGAGGGAGATCTGGTCCACGATCGGACCCATGGCCGAGGGTGTCCTCCGAGGCGCCCCGGCCACCTGGTCCGAGCACCTGCTGCTGCTCATCAACCGCAAGGGCTTCTTCGAGGAGGCCTACTTCACCTTCTCACACAGCCCCATTCCCGATGATGCCGGAGGGCGGGGGGGCGTGCTCGTCACCGTCCAGGAGACGAGCAGCCAGGTGCAGGGCGAGCGGCGGTTGTACACCCTGCAGCGGATGGCGGCGGACTCGTTCCAGGCCCGGAACGTGGAGCAGGCCGCACGGCTGGCGATGGGCGCGCTCGACGGCAACCCGAATGACCTGCCCTTCGCGCTTCTGTACCTGTGCGACACCGCAGGCAGACACGCGTCGCGGGCGGCGGCCCGGGGACTCCGGGAGGAGGGCCTCTCCACGCTCCCGCCCGTGCTGGACCTGACCTCGCCCCGGGACGACTGGCCACTGCACGAGGTCCTCGCCACCCACCGGCCCGTCCAGGTGATGCCACTGCCCCAGCGCCTGCTCCCGGCGCTCGCGGGCGAGGGCCTCCCGGTGCCCACCCGCGCCCTCGTCCTGCCCGTGGAGGGAGAGACCGGCCAGTCCCCGGTGGGCTTTCTCGTGGTGGGCTTGAGCCCCCGGCTCGAATTCGACGACAGGTACCAGGGCTTCCTGCAGCTCGTGGCGAGCCATCTGTCCACCGCCCTCGCCCACGCACGCGCCTACGAGGAGCAGAAGCAGCGCGCCGAAGCCCTCGCCGAGCTGGACCGGGCCAAGACGGCCTTCTTCAGCAACGTCAGCCATGAGTTCCGCACGCCCCTGACGCTGATGCTCGGCCCGCTCGAGGAGCTGCTGACCACGGGCCGGCTGCCGGACGAGGCGCGTCGGGCGCTCGAGCTCGTCCACCGCAATGGCCTGCGTCTGTTCAAGCTCGTCAACACGCTCCTGGACTTCAGCCGTCTCGAGGCGGGCCGCGTCCAGGCCAGCTACCAGCCCACGGACCTCGCCGTACTCACCGCGGGGCTCGCCAGTGCCTTCGACTCGGCCATGGAGAAGGCGGGACTGCACCTCCGGGTGGAGTGCGAGCCCCTGCCAGAGCCCATCTGGGTGGACCGGGAGATGTGGGAGAAGGTTGTCCTCAACCTCATCTCCAATGCGTTCAAGTTCACCTTCGAGGGGCAGATCGCCGTGCGCCTGCGATGGTGCGGCGAGCACGTGGAGTTGTCCGTGAGCGACACCGGCACGGGCATCCTCTCCGAGGAGCAGTCACGCATCTTCGAGCGCTTCCACCAGGTGCGGGGCGCGCGGGGCCGCAGCCACGAGGGCAGTGGCATCGGCCTGTCCCTGGTGCGCGAGCTCGTCAAGCTGCACGGTGGCAGCGTGCGCGTGGACAGCACACCGGGCCAGGGCAGCACCTTCACCGTGTGCCTTCCCACCGGCTCCGCCCACCTGCCGCGCGAGCGACTCGAGGCTCCACGCACACGGGGGTCGACCGGACTCGGCGCGGCGCCCTTCCTCGACGAGGCCTCGAGCTGGCTCGCCTCCCCTCCCCCGGCCCCCACGCACGCCCCCACCGCGCCGGAGGCGCCCCCCGGGCGAGGCCTGGCCCCGGGCGGTTACATCCTGCTCGCCGATGACAACGTGGACATGCGCGACTACGTGCGCCGCCTCCTGGAGACGCGCTTCACGGTCGAGGCGGTGGCGGATGGACGGGCGGCGCTCGAAGCGGTCCGGGTGCGACCGCCAGACCTCGTGCTCTCGGACGTGATGATGCCAGAGCTGGATGGCCTGGGCCTGCTGCGTGCGCTCCGGGCGGACCCCGGGACCGCGTCCATTCCCATCATCCTCCTGTCCGCGCGCGCCGGCGAAGAGGCCACCGTGGAAGGCATCCAGTCCGGAGCGGATGACTACCTCGTGAAGCCCTTCAGCGCCCGCGAGCTGCTGGCGCGCGTGGAAGGCGCCCTGCGCCTGGCGCGCGAGCGGGCCGAGCGCGAGCGGCTGGCCCTGGATCGCGCCGAGTTCGAGCAGTACCTCATCGGCATCGTCAGTCATGACCTGCGCAACCCCCTGGCCGCCATCACCCTGACGGCCACGACGCTGCTGCGCGGCACGGAGCTCGGGGAGCGGCAGCGCAAGTCGCTCGGGCGCATCTTCGCGTCGGCGGAGCGCGCCAACCGGATGATCCGGGATCTGCTCGACTTCACCAGGGCCCGCCTGGGCGGAGGCCTGCCCATCCACCCCGCTCCCCTCGACTTCCATGCCCTCGGCCGACAGGTGGTGGACGAGCTGCAGGTCGCCCACCCCGATCGCGTCATCCTGCTCGAGCAGTGCGGCGACGGTCAGGCCCACTGGGATGGGGACCGGATGGCCCAGGTGCTCACCAACCTCATCGGCAATGCCCTGCACTACAGTCTCCCCGGGACCCCCGTCCAGGTGAAGGCTCACGCAGAAGCGGAGACCATCGTGTTCGAGGTGCACAACGAAGGAGTCCCCATCCCGGAGGAGTTGCTGCCCCGGCTCTTCCAGCCCATGCAGCGCGGAGAGAAGACGGGGGACAACGCGAGCCGCAACGTGGGGCTGGGGCTGTACATCGTGGACCACATCGTGCGGGCGCATGGCGGCACCATCGAGGTCCGCTCGCGAGAGGGAGAGGGAACCACCTTCCGGGTGTGCCTGCCCCGCACCACCCCGGTGTCTCTCGCCCAGGAAGGAGCGTCGCCGTGA
- a CDS encoding sulfite exporter TauE/SafE family protein, with protein sequence MNLLSTFPWLLGAGLLAGAMNAVAGGGTFVTLPALVLAGVPSVVANASSTVALFPGGLASTWAYRADLSPPRGVSLRALVVVSLAGGLVGSLLLVLTPRAAFDRLLPWLLLLASGVFALGARPGLMPSSRVRSSPAVLLSLQFLLAIYGGYFGGAVGIMMMAVWSLLGRSDLKVLNPLKALLVTATNTIAVLCFVVLGAVSWPETLLVLGAAVVGGYAGARLARRMDSRHLRLGVTGLSLLLTIAYFVRAG encoded by the coding sequence ATGAACCTGCTCTCCACGTTCCCCTGGCTCCTCGGCGCGGGCCTGCTCGCGGGGGCCATGAACGCCGTGGCGGGAGGTGGCACGTTCGTCACCCTCCCCGCCCTCGTCCTGGCCGGTGTGCCTTCGGTCGTCGCGAATGCATCCAGCACCGTCGCCCTCTTCCCGGGAGGACTCGCCAGCACCTGGGCCTATCGCGCCGACCTCTCGCCTCCGCGAGGCGTGTCGCTCCGCGCCCTGGTGGTGGTGAGTCTGGCCGGGGGCCTCGTGGGCTCGCTGCTGCTGGTGCTCACCCCTCGGGCCGCCTTCGATCGGCTCCTGCCCTGGCTGCTCCTCCTGGCCAGCGGCGTGTTCGCGCTCGGGGCCCGGCCGGGCCTCATGCCCAGCTCACGGGTCCGCTCCTCCCCCGCCGTGCTGCTCTCGCTCCAATTCCTGCTCGCCATCTATGGCGGCTACTTCGGAGGTGCGGTCGGCATCATGATGATGGCGGTCTGGAGCCTGCTGGGCCGCTCGGACTTGAAGGTCCTCAACCCCCTCAAGGCGCTGTTGGTGACCGCCACGAACACCATCGCCGTGCTCTGCTTCGTCGTGCTGGGCGCGGTGTCCTGGCCCGAGACCCTCCTCGTGCTGGGCGCCGCGGTGGTGGGCGGCTACGCGGGTGCGCGGCTCGCCCGGCGGATGGACTCCCGGCACCTGCGGCTCGGCGTCACCGGGTTGTCCCTCCTGTTGACGATCGCGTACTTCGTCCGAGCCGGATGA
- a CDS encoding glycosyltransferase, translating to MSATFLVLAYGEAGHTLPMLSIVEGLIRRGHRALVYAPRKFTHGVVAAGGESREGRTFGDPFERMMQLRASRKQRPVHQVVRDVVRGRAGMVGEIVRMAREWEDVIRTERVDGVVSFMSPAARYAAELTGRPFASVGPNPLMLFGADGKMVLPPNPMMKYLPRGLLDSLMGLALPLARCREELGLPPRKGGPSEFFHTIMSDTLHLVTVHEGFYPPGPRGPGQLCVGPMSYSLPRPQAAPFPVDTLAPGTVLVSTTTLPMDGGLFRRTLEALAPLKVPLLATAAGAADIPEGLGAHVRLESFVPHDQVLPHVSALVTHGGWGTTGRALRQGVPMLITPLFGDQPLIGARLAEMGLAYHLPRKQATKEAIQKALAALLQDTALHQRVRAVAQQLQALDSPRLAAEALEKLVARPGSLRSAA from the coding sequence ATGAGCGCGACGTTCCTGGTGTTGGCGTATGGCGAGGCGGGGCACACCCTGCCGATGTTGAGCATCGTGGAGGGGTTGATCCGCCGGGGACACCGGGCGTTGGTCTACGCCCCCCGGAAGTTCACGCACGGCGTGGTGGCGGCGGGAGGAGAGTCGCGCGAGGGCAGGACGTTCGGGGATCCGTTCGAGCGCATGATGCAGCTTCGGGCGAGCCGGAAGCAGCGGCCCGTCCATCAGGTGGTGCGCGACGTCGTGCGGGGGCGGGCAGGCATGGTGGGGGAGATCGTGCGGATGGCGCGGGAGTGGGAGGACGTCATCCGGACCGAGCGGGTGGACGGCGTGGTGTCGTTCATGTCCCCGGCGGCCCGGTACGCGGCGGAGCTCACGGGGCGGCCCTTCGCGAGCGTGGGTCCCAATCCCCTGATGCTGTTCGGCGCGGACGGGAAGATGGTGCTGCCGCCCAACCCGATGATGAAGTACCTGCCCCGAGGGCTCCTCGACTCGCTCATGGGACTGGCCCTGCCCCTGGCCCGCTGCCGGGAGGAACTGGGGTTGCCTCCGAGGAAGGGGGGCCCGTCCGAGTTCTTCCACACCATCATGTCCGACACCCTGCACCTGGTCACCGTGCACGAGGGCTTCTACCCCCCGGGGCCCCGGGGGCCCGGGCAACTGTGCGTGGGCCCCATGTCCTACAGCCTGCCGCGTCCCCAGGCGGCGCCGTTCCCCGTGGACACGCTCGCGCCCGGTACGGTCCTGGTGAGCACCACCACCCTGCCCATGGACGGAGGCCTCTTCCGGCGCACGCTCGAGGCCCTGGCTCCACTGAAGGTCCCCCTGCTCGCGACGGCGGCCGGTGCCGCGGACATCCCCGAGGGACTGGGCGCGCACGTGCGGCTCGAGTCCTTCGTCCCCCATGATCAGGTGCTCCCCCACGTCTCCGCGCTGGTGACGCACGGAGGATGGGGCACCACCGGCCGGGCCCTGCGCCAGGGCGTCCCCATGCTCATCACCCCGCTGTTCGGGGACCAGCCCCTCATCGGCGCGCGGCTGGCGGAGATGGGGCTCGCCTACCACCTGCCCAGGAAGCAGGCGACGAAGGAGGCCATCCAGAAGGCCCTCGCCGCGCTGCTCCAGGACACCGCGCTGCACCAGCGCGTCCGGGCCGTGGCCCAGCAACTCCAGGCCCTCGACTCGCCCCGGCTCGCCGCCGAGGCCCTGGAGAAGCTCGTCGCGCGGCCGGGGTCGCTGCGCTCGGCGGCCTGA
- a CDS encoding zinc metalloprotease: MSGKFAVVLGSMLALGGCTEVEQAPAEEVTQQVVRGCATQELSAEEKQSVEQALAGRVRAQARAAGSVNINVYWHVINNGTSTSQGNISDAAIASQISVLNAAYANTPFKFTLKATDRTTNSSWYTCSGGACEKKMKAALRQGTAADLNIYSNNMGQGLLGWATFPSSYASQPSLDGVVILYSSLPGGTAAPYNEGDTATHEVGHWLGLYHTFQGGCTGSGDYVSDTAAESSAAFGCPTGRDTCTTAGVDPITNFMDYTDDSCMNTFSTGQNDRMDSLVQQYRGL, translated from the coding sequence ATGAGTGGAAAGTTCGCGGTGGTCCTGGGTTCGATGCTGGCGCTCGGTGGGTGCACCGAGGTGGAGCAGGCGCCCGCGGAGGAGGTGACGCAGCAAGTGGTGCGTGGCTGCGCGACGCAGGAGCTGAGCGCAGAGGAGAAGCAGAGCGTGGAGCAGGCCCTGGCCGGCCGTGTGCGGGCCCAGGCGCGCGCCGCGGGCTCGGTGAACATCAACGTCTACTGGCACGTCATCAACAACGGCACCAGCACCTCGCAGGGCAACATCTCGGACGCGGCCATCGCCAGCCAGATCTCCGTGCTCAACGCCGCCTACGCGAATACGCCTTTCAAGTTCACCCTGAAGGCCACGGACCGCACCACCAACTCCTCCTGGTACACGTGCAGCGGTGGCGCCTGTGAGAAGAAGATGAAGGCGGCGCTGCGCCAGGGCACCGCGGCCGACCTGAACATCTACTCCAACAACATGGGCCAGGGCCTGCTGGGCTGGGCGACCTTCCCCTCCAGCTACGCCTCGCAGCCGAGTCTGGACGGCGTGGTCATCCTCTACAGCTCGCTGCCCGGCGGCACCGCGGCTCCCTACAACGAGGGTGACACGGCCACCCACGAGGTCGGCCACTGGCTGGGCCTGTACCACACGTTCCAGGGCGGCTGCACCGGCTCGGGTGACTACGTGAGCGACACCGCGGCCGAGTCCTCCGCCGCCTTCGGTTGTCCGACGGGCCGCGACACCTGCACCACCGCAGGCGTGGATCCCATCACCAACTTCATGGACTACACCGACGACTCGTGCATGAACACCTTCTCCACCGGTCAGAACGATCGCATGGACTCGCTGGTGCAGCAGTACCGCGGTCTGTGA
- a CDS encoding HdeD family acid-resistance protein: MAITSSNIDTGKTPQRNMSGLWGGPFVMGLLLSLLGIVALGAVVITSVASVVFFGSMLVVAGVFEIVHAFRVRKTGPFLMFLLGGVLSIVVGAMVLARPGSGLVAMTLLLAGYFFASGLFRGITSIVDRYAGWGWDFAYGIVSVVLGVIISSQMPTSTLWALGLVVGVEILSRGISIMAGALAVRGAMQRLAHP; this comes from the coding sequence ATGGCAATCACAAGCTCCAACATCGATACAGGCAAGACTCCTCAACGAAACATGTCGGGGCTCTGGGGGGGGCCCTTCGTCATGGGTCTGTTGCTCTCCCTGCTTGGCATCGTGGCGCTGGGAGCGGTGGTGATCACCAGCGTCGCCTCGGTCGTCTTCTTCGGCTCCATGCTGGTGGTGGCGGGTGTCTTCGAAATCGTCCACGCCTTCCGCGTCCGCAAGACAGGCCCCTTCCTGATGTTCCTGCTGGGAGGCGTCCTCTCCATCGTGGTGGGGGCGATGGTCCTGGCACGGCCGGGCTCCGGACTGGTGGCGATGACACTGCTGCTGGCCGGGTACTTCTTCGCCAGCGGGCTCTTCCGGGGCATCACCTCCATCGTCGACCGCTACGCGGGGTGGGGCTGGGACTTCGCCTACGGCATCGTGTCCGTGGTGCTGGGCGTCATCATCTCCTCCCAGATGCCCACTTCCACCCTGTGGGCGTTGGGGCTCGTGGTGGGCGTGGAAATCCTCAGCCGCGGCATCTCCATCATGGCGGGTGCGCTCGCGGTGCGCGGGGCGATGCAACGCCTCGCCCACCCATGA
- a CDS encoding LysR substrate-binding domain-containing protein: protein MGLDLMDLRLFLLVVETGSITHGAERAHLALASASARIRGLEDELGVALLERERRGVRPTPAGRALAQHARAVLRQVENLRGELGGYAGGVRGQVRLLSNTAALTEFLPEALSAFLTAHPEVDVELEERLSHEIVQAVAEGRAEVGLVADTVELGALETFAFQEDRLVVVMARGHPLAARRTVTFAEVLDEPFVGLGEGSALQEHLAWHAARLGRRPRYRVRLRSFDALCRMVERGVGVGVIPEAAARRCQRSMAIRRVALSDVWATRRLILCVRDHEALSVQARLLVDALRADGPSRRGRG from the coding sequence ATGGGCTTGGACCTGATGGACCTGCGGCTGTTCCTCCTCGTGGTGGAGACGGGCAGCATCACCCACGGGGCGGAGCGGGCCCACCTCGCGCTCGCCTCGGCCAGCGCGCGCATCCGTGGCCTGGAGGACGAGCTGGGTGTGGCGCTGTTGGAGCGCGAGCGGCGCGGGGTGCGGCCCACGCCTGCGGGCCGGGCGCTGGCCCAGCATGCCCGCGCCGTGCTGCGGCAGGTGGAGAACCTGCGCGGTGAGCTCGGCGGCTACGCGGGTGGGGTGCGGGGCCAGGTGCGCCTGTTGTCCAACACCGCGGCCCTCACCGAGTTCCTCCCCGAGGCGCTCAGTGCCTTCCTCACCGCGCATCCCGAGGTGGATGTGGAGCTGGAGGAGCGGCTCAGCCACGAGATCGTCCAGGCGGTGGCCGAGGGGCGGGCCGAGGTGGGGCTGGTGGCGGACACGGTGGAGCTCGGCGCGCTGGAGACGTTCGCGTTCCAGGAGGACCGGCTGGTGGTGGTGATGGCGCGAGGGCACCCGCTCGCGGCGCGCCGGACGGTCACCTTCGCCGAGGTGCTCGACGAGCCCTTCGTGGGTCTGGGCGAGGGCAGCGCGCTCCAGGAGCACCTGGCGTGGCATGCGGCGCGCCTTGGACGGAGGCCGCGCTACCGGGTGCGCCTGCGCAGCTTCGATGCGCTCTGCCGCATGGTGGAGCGAGGCGTGGGCGTGGGCGTGATTCCAGAGGCCGCGGCCCGGCGCTGTCAGCGCTCGATGGCGATCCGCCGGGTGGCGTTGAGCGACGTCTGGGCCACACGCCGGCTCATCCTGTGCGTGCGCGACCACGAGGCCCTGTCCGTCCAGGCCCGGCTGCTCGTCGATGCGCTCCGGGCGGACGGGCCCAGTCGGCGTGGACGTGGATGA
- a CDS encoding GAF domain-containing sensor histidine kinase, whose product MSATDTVFAGGGKMGVLLRALDWSRTPLGPVEGWPASLRTSVSTMLGSPYPIALYWGPDYVLIYNDTFRPILGGKHPASVGMPAQQALSEAWDLLEPMLEDVRTSLVASYKQDLCIFMERQGFVEECFFTWSYIPTRDETGRFVGVFTIASETTRQVLSDRRFKTIRELSIRTALDKNVEGVFRSVEQVLRQAGADVPFALLYSVEKDKARLDASTGVERGGLAAPVELALDEDTPWPVAEVLRSGREMLVEDLGARLGVLPGGPWPEPTTRALLLPVTLGSNGEANAVLVAGLSPRLPLDEGYRDFLQLLARQVAADAARAGEEASVEGLEAGADDYLVKPFSARELLARVQSHLELARMRREAAAHETREVGLREAVHARDDFLSVASHELKTPLAALRLQLETLERTLPGEVRTLVSERLFAVRRQIQRLASLIETMLDVSLLAAGRLRLKLEPVDLAVLVADGVAQMREELARQECPLTLESEASLPGQLDATRLGQLLRNLLSNAARYGAGKSVRVRLRREGSHALLEVVDHGPGVKPEHQARIFNRFERAVSSRHFGGLGLGLWVSRQVVEAHGGSISVTDTPGGGATFTVELPLHEG is encoded by the coding sequence GTGAGCGCCACGGACACGGTGTTCGCGGGTGGAGGCAAGATGGGTGTGCTCCTGCGCGCCCTGGACTGGAGCCGCACGCCACTGGGCCCCGTCGAGGGCTGGCCCGCGTCCCTGCGCACCTCGGTCAGCACGATGCTCGGCTCGCCCTATCCCATCGCGCTCTACTGGGGACCCGACTACGTCCTGATTTACAACGACACCTTCCGCCCCATCCTCGGTGGCAAGCACCCCGCCTCCGTCGGCATGCCCGCGCAGCAGGCGCTCTCCGAGGCGTGGGACCTCCTGGAACCCATGCTCGAGGACGTCCGGACCTCGCTGGTCGCGTCCTACAAGCAGGATCTGTGCATCTTCATGGAGCGCCAGGGCTTCGTGGAGGAGTGTTTCTTCACCTGGTCCTACATTCCGACCCGCGACGAGACAGGCCGCTTCGTGGGCGTCTTCACCATCGCGAGCGAGACGACGCGCCAGGTGCTCAGCGACCGGCGCTTCAAGACGATCCGCGAGCTGTCCATCCGCACTGCGCTCGACAAGAACGTGGAGGGCGTCTTCCGCTCCGTGGAGCAGGTGCTCCGTCAGGCCGGCGCGGACGTCCCCTTCGCGCTGCTCTACTCGGTCGAGAAGGACAAGGCCCGGCTCGACGCCAGCACGGGCGTGGAGCGCGGCGGGCTGGCCGCTCCGGTGGAGCTCGCGCTCGATGAGGACACCCCCTGGCCCGTGGCCGAGGTCCTGCGCTCGGGCCGCGAGATGCTCGTCGAGGACCTGGGCGCTCGCCTGGGAGTGCTGCCCGGGGGCCCCTGGCCCGAGCCGACGACCCGCGCGCTGCTGCTCCCCGTGACCCTGGGCTCGAACGGAGAGGCCAACGCAGTGCTCGTGGCGGGGCTGAGCCCCCGGCTGCCCCTGGATGAGGGCTACCGCGACTTCCTGCAACTGCTCGCGCGTCAGGTGGCGGCGGACGCGGCCCGCGCCGGCGAGGAGGCCTCCGTCGAGGGGCTCGAGGCCGGAGCGGACGACTACCTGGTGAAGCCCTTCAGCGCGCGGGAGTTGCTGGCACGGGTGCAGTCCCACCTGGAGCTGGCGCGCATGCGCCGGGAAGCCGCGGCGCACGAGACCCGCGAGGTGGGCCTGCGAGAAGCCGTCCACGCGCGTGACGACTTCCTGTCGGTGGCGAGCCACGAGCTCAAGACGCCCCTGGCCGCCTTGCGCCTTCAACTCGAGACCCTGGAGCGGACACTGCCCGGTGAAGTGCGCACACTCGTGAGCGAGCGGCTCTTCGCGGTGCGCCGGCAGATCCAACGGCTCGCGAGCCTCATCGAGACGATGCTGGACGTGTCCCTGTTGGCCGCGGGCCGGTTGCGATTGAAGCTGGAGCCGGTGGACCTGGCCGTGCTCGTCGCGGACGGTGTCGCGCAGATGCGCGAGGAGCTGGCCCGACAGGAGTGCCCCCTCACGCTCGAGTCGGAGGCGAGCCTGCCCGGCCAACTCGACGCCACGCGCCTGGGACAATTGCTGCGCAACCTCCTGTCGAACGCGGCCCGGTATGGCGCGGGCAAGTCGGTGCGGGTACGGCTGCGCCGGGAGGGAAGTCACGCCCTCCTGGAGGTGGTGGACCACGGCCCTGGCGTGAAGCCCGAGCACCAGGCGCGCATCTTCAACCGCTTCGAGCGCGCCGTCTCCTCGCGGCACTTCGGGGGCCTGGGCCTGGGGTTGTGGGTATCGCGCCAGGTGGTCGAGGCGCACGGGGGTTCCATCTCCGTGACGGACACGCCCGGAGGTGGAGCGACCTTCACGGTGGAGCTGCCTCTTCATGAGGGGTGA